The Vibrio penaeicida sequence CTTATGATGTCTACGACGGAGCCATTAGAAGCCGACAAAACATGAATCGTGTCGCTCTTTTCACTTACGACCCATATATTGCCATTTGGCGCAGTAGCGAGCGATTTTGGCCCTTGCATTACCGCTCTTTCCCAGAGTTTTTGAAAAGGCGCAACAGCCGAAACCGCGGATACGGTATCGTTATCAGGATTCACGACGAAAACCCGATTTGCAGACCCCACAATGGTCGATGAATGACTCGGGGGATTTGCTGATATGGGGTAATGAACCGTTAAACTTTCACTTTCGCTCGAAGTAAAACCACTTTCCCGCACAGTGACAATTGGAGACCAATGCCCGGCTTTATCATACTGATGAGAAATTGTGTTGCTTGAACTGAATGGAGTCGGAGGGGTTCCGTCGCCCAAATTCCACGAATATTCTAGGGTGCCTCCAAAAATCGGACTGGCATTGGCAGTCGCATTTACGTAACTACCTACTTCGACAGTATTAGGAAAAGAAACAGACACATTGTGCGATGCCACATTACCTGTGGAGAAACTATAGCGAACTTCAGGCATAGCATTGCCAGTAAAGTCTTTAATGCCATTTACAACGACTTGATAGATTTGATTCCCTCCCAGCGGTGCGCTTGGCGAAAAATGCACAAAACCCAAATTGACGCTGTACGTGCCATCAATAGGTGTCACAGAGCCTGCCGGAATAACTTGAAAGGTTAAATCAGTCACAGAGTCCATCAAAACGCTGTCTGAAAGCGCTAGCCCAATACGAGTAGTGGGAGATACATTGGTGTCGTCGTGTGCTGGTAACGTTCTAATAATTTGAGGTGGCGTTAAATCCCTTCCCTCGCTGTGAGCCAAAAATCCGCTTCCGCTCCCGTGATCATTCCCTACCCACACCATGTTACCAAAAGGGAAAACTTGACCATGATCCGTGTCACTTCCGCTCGCATTTAAACTACCTTTACCTAAATCGACAAAATTCTGTTTGTCTGAAACATCAATGACAGCAACATCTTCTTGGTTCCCAAGAAACAATTTATTGTCTTGCCCGTTACAATACAGATTAACGTATTCACCTTCATGTTCATTAACCAAGGCCATTGGCGTAGTCGTGGTATCGTACGTCACTAAATTATTCGCGGAAGATCGAGGTCCAAAATTCGCGTATTTTCCATCCCAACAACTGATGTAGAAGTTATAAGGAAGATTGTTCACGACCTTTTTTAATTCTGGGTTAAGTGGATCATCAATATTAAGAATTGAAAAACCACCTCGGTCTTCACGGCTCGCCAAATGCAGTTCATTACCTAACGCCAATACAGAGCCAACAACAAAACCACCCAGTTCCGAACGCGGGATGGTTTTTACCAACGTTGGATTATCGACATCCGTTGTATCCACAATGGAGATACCCGAAGTACCTCGAGCGACATAAAGGTAAGGAGCCTGCCAGAAAACATTCCAAGGTATATTGCTGTATCCGCCTAATATGATATCTGGGAATGTTAACTTCGAGCGCCGCACAGGATTATTTACATCTGACCAATCCCAGATTTCAATGCTACGGGAATTGTGAGTGACGATAAGGTGGCCTTCAGACAAACCTAAAGAATGAGCCTCTGTAAAATCTCGAGTTCGAATCGCGTCACCTGTGCGATGAATATTTGTACCATCAGGCTCGTAAACTTGTTTAACCTTCACGGGATTTATTGGGTCAGAAACATCAAGGGCAATCCACCCTCCTGGATTTTGACCATGATCTGGCGCAAATACGCCAACCGCATATCCATTGACCATCGTTAACATATTGAGCCCATAATGAGCCCGACCAGGATAATCAGGTGGGATAAACCCCGTCGTATCATCAATTAACGGCGATACATGTGTATAGACATCATTAGATGAAAAATTTGGATTGCCTAAACCCGGTCCATTAGCCTGGACCGGGTTTAAGATAAAAAAGGATGACAAAGCTGCGACTGCACCTTTTTGAACGTGCTTTGTAGCTATAAGTAAACGCTTTAAATGTCCCTGTGTTTTCATGACTGCGTCCTTGTGTCTAAAACTAAAATACACATATATTTAATTGAACACTCCAACCAAGTGTTTCGAATCTATGTGCGACATTTACCCAGCCAAGACGTCTTAAATTTGGTGAATTGAAACTTTTAGGGACACGTGTTCTTACAATAGTTTTTTACTATTTTCGTAAATACAACCAGTTAAAGTGCCCCTTCGAAATTTCAACTCAATGCATTCAATTGTGACAACATGGTATTTGCATCTTCCTTATCAATATTCAGCGATCCTGCCTTCGCATTTTGCTCGGCATGCCCAACCGATCGCGCGCCACACAACACAAAATCAATTCCCGATACCTGACTAGTAGCAGCGACAATAAGCTGTGCCATGGTGCAACTGTACTTATCTAGCAACGGTTTCCATGCTTCCATTTGCTGTAACACTTGCGCGCGCTTTTCCTTGACGAACCAAGGGTTCCAAGCGTCTACATTGCGAATATCATTGGCATCAAATTGGGTGTCCATCGTCACTTTTCCAGAAAGCAATCCTTGCTCCATCGCCTGATACGCCATTATGGAGACTCCCAAGCGCTGGTTTTGGTTTACGGTAGCTCTCGCTTCTTTCTCCCAAAGCATGCTGTAGCGAATCTGATTCGTATCAATATGATTGCCTTCGCAATACGCCAATGTTTCTTCTTCGGATAGATTACTCACCCCAATTGCCCGTATTTTTCCTTCTCTCTTTAACTCAATCAGGCATTCAAGTGTCTCTGAAATTGGCGTGTGATGAGGTGATAGAGACGGCCAATGCACTTGATAAAGGTCGATGTAATCGATTTGCAAACGCTTTAAGCTTTCTTCTACTTCGAGACGAATACTCTGTGGCGACAAGTTACGCCTTAGTGTTTGCCCATCGGTAGAAAAGTGCTCGGTTCCTTCCCAATCCCATACCAAACCACATTTTGTTGCCACGACAACGTCATCTCGACGCTTTCTAATGGCTTTTCCAATAATCCTTTCTGACTCACCAAATCCATAACCTGGAGCCGTGTCAATAAAGTTGATCCCTGAAGACAACGCAGCATGAATCGTATTAATCAGCTCCTTTTCATCCGCTTCTTTCCCCCATATAGAACCGCCACCAATCCCCCAGGTACCAAGGACAACCGCGGAAGCAGAGATGTCTGAACGACCAATTTTCCTGTACTGCATCACGGGCTCCTTATTTTTTAGATTGAATGACGTGGTCAATCGCAATCGCTGATAATAAAATCAATCCTCTAATCAGCTCCTGCCAGTACACGGGAACGTTGAGCAAAATAAGAGACGAAGACACAATAGAAAGAAGCGCGATACCCAAAATAGCGCCAAAAATCGTTCCTGCACCACCGTTCAAACTTGCCCCACCTATAACAGCGGCAGCGATAACGTTTAATTCAAGCCCCACACCGAATGTTGGCGTCGCGCCACCAAATTTAGACATAAAGATAATGCCCGCAAGACCTGCCATTGAGGAGCACAATACGGTCGTCCAAAATTTGATTCGGTCAGTTCGAATACCAGAATACAATGCTGCTTTTTCATTACTTCCGGTGTAATAAACACGTCGGAACATCAATAGGTTTCTAAGCATGTAGTCGGATAAAAATATAACCGCGATGAATATGATCACCGAAAATGGCAAACCAAACACATCTCCTTGACCAATAAACTTGAACTCTGGCGGTAGGCTATACAGCGACAAAGGGGACCCTTCAGTGATAACAAAGCACAACCCTCGTGCTATCCCCAAAAAGGCGAGAGTCGTCATAAAGTGGCTCAATCCTACCTTTGTCACACAAACACCCATAATGCTCCCGATGCCAGCACAGGCTGCAATCGCAACCAAACTCGCAACCCATGGGTCCATGCCTAAGAGGAAAAGCTTACCGGCTATCACCATAGATAAGCACATCACGGCACCGACAGATAAGTCGAACCCGCCAACGATAAGCAGTATGGTCATTCCGACAACGACCAAGCCTTCCGTTGAAAAAGAAAGAAGCATGGCACGCATGTTCGCCCATGTGAGGAAGTAAGGAGAAGCAAAACTCATCACCACGAATAGAATAACGATAATGGCAACCAGTGCTGCTTCACGCGCCCCAGCAAACCTTGAGATCAGTGGAAGTAATCCTTTATGTTCTACTTTCTCAGTCATTCCTGAGTTATTTACAAATTCCGTTTTCATATTTTTATCCTGATTCAATCCTTGCGGTTAAAGCCGTCAAATTTTAATACCATCATCCGACTTTCACCTCACTTTCAATATTTAATCCAGATGCCAACCGAATGATATTTTCTTCTGTAACGTCGTCACTATTTAATTCACCCGATATACAATTCTCATACATAACTATGACTCGGTCACTCACTCCGATTATTTCTGGCAATTCAGAAGAAATAATAATAATACCGACGCCTTGATTGGCTAGTTTTCGAAGTAATGCGTGAATTTCATGTTTTGCGCCAACATCAATTCCTCTTGTTGGCTCATCCATAATAATTATTTTCGGTTCTATTGCTAACATTCGAGCAATGGCAATTTTTTGCTGGTTGCCACCGCTGAGTTCTCTTGTCAGCTGCTCAATATCTCTATATTTTACGGTAAGTACTTTTGATAGTAATTCAGCTTGTTTTATTTCTTTTTGTTTATCTATTCTTCCGAAACTCTTTCTTAAATTATTGAGCCCCAAAACAGAGATATTTTCTCGAATAGACATATCGAGAAACACACCTTCTTGCTTACGGTCTTCAGACAAATAAACTACTTTGTTATTCAAGCTGTCATCATAAGATTTAAACTGAGTCTTTTTCCCTTCCAATGTTATATTCGCTGACTGTTTAGGGCGCAAGCCACATAAGGTTTGTATAAGCTCACTGCGCCCCGAACCAATCAGCCCTGCCACTCCTAATATTTCACCTTCATAAAGCTGAAAGCTAACATTATTGAACCGCTCTTTATCACAAAGGTTTTCTACCGACAGAATGGGTGTGTCATTTGATTTGATTTCATTACTTTTAGGTGGGTAGAGATCATTTATTTTCCTTCCTACCATATTATTTACGATATCTTCTGGTGAGGTATTTTTAATTTCCTTAGTACAAATGTATTCTCCATCTCTTAATACAGTCACTCGATCACAAAAATCGAATACTTCAGCCATTCTATGACTAATGTAGATAATACTTACACCACGATTTTTTAAATCCAGAATAATATTAGATAGTGCTTCCGATTCTTTTTCAGTCAGTGCTGCGGTAGGCTCATCTAAAATTAAAACATCACACTCTTCTGTGAGTGCTTTAGCGATTTCAATGATTTGTTGTGTCGATATACCCAGATCTTTTACTTTAATGTCGGGTTGAATGGGCATCAATTGTGATAAGATATCGAGCGTTTTTTTATTTATTTCTGAATAATTAATTCGCCACTTTTCACCTTTTTCAGCACCACACATGAATACATTCTCAGCCACCGTGACGTCAGGGCAGAGTGCAATTTCTTGATGAACGAAATTCACGCCTAACGCTTTGGCTTTTCGTGGGCTATCAATATGAACGCTTTTGTTTTTTACTAGAATGGTCCCACTATCAGGTTGATAGATGCCATTGATCACTTTCATTAACGTGGACTTGCCAGCGCCATTCTCACCGCACAACGCATGAACTTCGCCCTTAGCTAACGAAAAGTTAACGTTTGATAAAGCTACGGTTGGTCCGAATCTCTTGGTGATATTTTTCAATTCTAGGACTTCATTTCCATCCACAACAACTCTCCTACAGCAAACAGATAGATCTTCGTCTTTATTATTGTCGTAAGCCAAAGGTTGGAATAAGGGAGCACGCCGCTCCGCCCCCTTTCCTCTTAAGCTGACGCGAGCTAGTCTCTTACACCCTTGGACTCTCTTCGCTTCATGTACGTATCCCAATAAAAATGTTCTGCATTTTCTTTTGTTACAATAGAGAATCCATTGTCGACATAAGGCACTTGCATTGGGTTGATGCCTTTGGCTACATGGTCATTCATCGGATCGATGAGCTCAGAGTGTTTCGCTAAGAAGAGCAATGTCATTCCCATAAACCCTTGAACCCCCTGGTTCGGGTTAAGAGCACCGAAGATTTCTTCGTTTTTGATCATGTCTAAAACTTTTGCATTGATATCGCAATTAAAGACTCGAATGCCTTTTCCTAGCTCTTTTGCTGCTTGCGCTGCCCCCATTGCCGAATTCGCTTCTGGCATAAATACAGCACCAAGATTTGGGTGTGCTTGAGACATCGTTAGCAAGGCGTTGTAAGCTTTGGTTGGATCTTGATTACTTGCGGCGCGCGTAACGAGTTTCATGCCAGGCCACTTTTCTTCCATTCGACCAATAAATGCAGCTACACGTTTATCGTGATTATCTTGCCCAGGGTTTTCTAAAACGGCATACTCACCTTTTCCTCCCATATCTTCAGCAATCGCATCCGCTGCATAGATCCCTTCACGTTCATTATCTGAAGTAACATAAGCAGTACGTTCGCTATTTGGAGAGTCGGCACCAAAAGTTACAACCGGAATGCCCATTTCTCTGGCTCGCTTAATAGGCTCAACGAAAGGGTCTGGATTAATCGGTGCGAGCAGAATCCCAGCTGGTTTGCGCGCAAGGATTTGCTCAAAAGACGCGAGCTGTTTGTTTACATCATATTCTGGCGTCCCGGTGTAAACGGTTTTCACGCCCAGCTTTTTCCCTGCTTGTTTCATCATTTCATATACGGGGAACCAATATTCAACCCCTGATACGAAAACATTCATGTAGTAAGTTTCTTCGGGATCACCTACAAAACCGTTGGCTTCTTTCTCTGCTGCAACCGTCGAAAATGCGATACAAGCCGTAAGAACAGAGACTGCTGCTCTCTTTACCCCTCGCTTGAATAGACTTTCTTTTTCTCTTGTAAACCTCATTTCAGTTCTCCTTGAACATCGTCTTCCTTGATTTAGCTATATGGAAGTGCACTAACTAAACACCAAACCACACAACCCAACATATAAACACCACAATAATTAGCATAATGTCGTTTTACAAGTTCAAATCGCACAAGAAGTGAAAAAAGAATTACAAATCCAACATATCGATAACAAGTGAAATATATAGCCATAATAAATACAAATAAATAGATTATAATTCTGGTAATAAATGAAAAACAGGTATAACACACCATACAATGCATTGATAACCGTCGCTAGACTAGTATTTAAAACTCAATAAAGCCAAAAGAACTTGAACACAAAACTACATAATGCTAAAAAATAAAACAGGGACTCTAGATGAGTTAGAGGTGCGGGTATACAACCCTCATATATGGACATAAATGAAGTGGAGTAAAAAAGTATGGAGAAAACAATTGAAGAGGTTCTAAATGCTTTAGAAACGAATCAAATCGAAAAGATTGATTATGACGTTCTAAACACCAAGGATTTGGACCCTGAAGAACATTGGCCTAGGTACTTTAAACAAAAAAAACAACGTTCAAACATTTTGATTTTCAAGCCAGATAATTCCAATGATGTTTCTACTATTCTTAAACTCGCGAACAAACTTAAGATCCAAATTTCTGTTTTAGGGGGGCACTCTAACGTAGTTGGCAGTTTTGAAGGCGGTCCCGAAGTATATCTATCAACGGAAAACCTTAATGCTATCGAATCCGTAGAGCGTTTAACTAACCAAATAACAGTCGGTGCTGGTGTCTACGGCGGTGATCTTCTCAAAACGATGGAACAGTGGGGCTTTGAACTGGGTCAGTATCCTCAATCACTCTTTATATCAACGGTTGGAGGCTGGATTAATACTCGAGCAACAGGCTCATCGTCTACCTACTATGGTGGTATTGAGCATGCGGTTATCGGTCTCGAAGCGGTTCTTGCAACTGGCGAAATCATTACGGCTACTCCCAGTGCTAGAACACCCGGCGGGCTAGATTTAATTAAACTCCTTATTGGATCGGAAGGCAGTTTTGCTGTTATTACATCCGTGACTCTCGAAGTTCACAGAAAACTGCCGACTTCGTTTACGTCAGTAGCCTTTAACGATTACCAAGACGCGATTGATGCACAACGTCAACTGGTACATGGTGGGTTCCCTGTGGGTTTACTTCGCGCATACAACATCGCGGAAACAAACCATATAACAGAGTCGATTTCTAAAGGGGTGCCGAAAGGCGATTTTGCTCTGCTAACCTTCTCCCTTATCGCACCGGAGGAATCTCTCTCAGCGCTCACCATCGAAGCAAGAAAAAAAGTAATTAATGTTGGGGGAACAATACTATCAGACGATATTTCAGACACTTGGTTTATTAACCGTTACCAGTGCGAAACGATGATGAAAGATCGTAATGTCGTCAACGGGAAGATGTTTGACACAGTCGAAGTGACATTGCCTTGGAATCACGCTGCAGATTGTGCACTAGCTTTAGAAGAAGCGTTTAACGATAAAGTAGATCAGTTTTATACACACTTCTCTCATGCCTATCAAACAGGCGCATGCATGTACGCACTTTTCTTTATTGAGGAAGGTAGCGACGCGAAAGCAATGGAAACTTGGCGCTACTGCCAAGATACTATGGCGGCGATTGTAAAAGAACATAATGGTACGTTGGCTCATCACCATGGGGTTGGCGCGGAACGTTCAGCTCATTATATACAAACGGATGTCGGCTTTATCCATAAACAAATTAAAGAAAAGTTGGACCCGAACAACATTCTGTTTTGCCGAATGCTTCTTGGTTAAGAAGCGCTAACCGAAAAAACGCTCATCACATTAAATCCACCTTTGTATCGGGTGGATTTTTATTTGAGGGGATGGCAGTTGTCATCATTGGATTCACCTTCCGAGACACTGCACTGGAAAAGAGGGAATCATACGATCAAAAAAGGCGCCACAAGACGCCAAAGCCCTCATAAATGAGGAAGCAAAGTGCCCTACAAATTATACTCTTTAGCCGCGTCCTGAGCCGCTCTCCCCTTACAAATAACATCGGTAATAGCGCGGATTGCATCGGCTGGACGCTCGTGCAAATAGAGGTTTCGTCCTACAGCCACCCCTGAACATCCTGCCGTCATCGCACTTTCCAAACTCACAAGAAAGTCTAAGAAACTACTTCGCGTTGCCCCACCCATCATCACCGTAGGAACCGGTGTTGAGTCGACGACCGTCTTAAATGTTACAGGGTCCCCTGTATATTCGACTTTGACGATATCAGCCCCTGCTTCGGCGGCCATTCTGGCGGCGAGCGCAACAAACTCCGGTCTGTTTTGCTCACCCTCTGCAACGTTTGTTCCACGAGCCAAAGGCTCACATAAAACAGGAAGCCCAAGGCGCTCCGATTCCCTGACTAACGTTCCTAAACGTTTCATTTCAGCGACATCATCGGCAGGGTTACTCGACCCAAGAAAGACATAATCGTGCACAGCATCAGCCCCATAGGCAGCGGCTTGCTCAGCCGTTGCAATAAAGTCATGCTGCCCTTTGAAGCCATCGTGTCCTAATAAATCGGCATTGCGCCACTTATCCGTCCAACCAACCGACATAATAACGGCGGGGGAATGTCGATGTCCTAGTAAGCTAGAGTACTGCTTTATATACCCTGGCGAGAGCATTGCCCCCGTTAAGCCATTGTTCGATAGCTCAAGTAGAATTCTCCTGAACTCGCTATCCGACGTAATGCCTGGCTGTGGTCCCAAATACATACTGTTCACTAGTGCAGCGAAGACCGCTTTTTTGTTATCAAACATTCTGTTGAGACGAATTGTTTTCCCTTCCATAACACTTCCCTATGTTTTTCTGAATTTATCACACCAAACAATATGTAGCTTTATGTAGTATAATGTCAACCATAGAGCTACATAAAAGTAAAAAAAGAAATAAATAGAGCGCGCGAGCACATAAGCACGGCGTGAAGCTTGAGAACAGTACGATGTTATGATATTTCACAACCTACAGCTCACTAAACTCAAAGGAACATTTATGAGTAGAGGAGACGTTTCAGAAGAAACCATGCTGCCTGAACAACGTCAAAGTCGGATTTTACAAATAATCCGAAAAAATGGGGTAGCAAAAAACGCGCAATTGGCTAAACAATTTGGCGTCAACATTGCGACGATTCGTCGTGACTTCACTACTTTTGAAAAACAAGGGTTAGTCACGGTTGTCTATGGAGGCGCTAAACTTAAAAGTGAATCCATTGCGCCTTCTCCCTATGAAAGTGAAATCACGTTAGAAGAAAAACAAAACATTCATTTAACGACAAAGCAAACTATCGCTCAAAAAGCCGCAGCGCTCATTAAGTCTAACGAAAGCATAGGTCTCAATGCAGGTAGTACTGTCCCTATGATTCTAGATTACTTATCTGATGATGTTCAGCATTTATCCGTGACGACATTGGCGCTAAACATTGCCGAGAAAGCCGTCCGTTTACCTATTGTAGACTTATTTGTCCCTGGCGGGCATTACAGGAACACATCTCACGCACTGTCTGGCACGGTTACGGAGCAAGCATTAGCGTCTATCAATTTAGACCGAGGCTTTTTCGGTGCATCCGCTATCGATCTCAACGCGGGTTGGACACATCCAGCACATGCTGAAGTTCCGTCAAACCAAATGATGCTTCGTCAAGCAAGAAAGAAATACCTTGTGTGTGACTCTTCAAAACTGGGAAGAATTAACTTCAGCAAAGTGTCAGATTTAACGGTATTCGATGCCTTTATTGTTGATGATGACTTCCCTTTGGAGTATCGACGTTGGGCAGAAGAAAATGGCATTGAAGTCATTTAGTTAGTCTACTTGGAGCTCTTCAACTCCACATTGCAAAACCGAATCATAGTGATTCGGTTTTTTTACATCTTAAAAACACAAAAAGCAACATCCACCTTTACACAAAAACACCATAATGCTATAAAAAACTACACAAGGTTATATTGAGCCGTCATTTTCCAAGGAGAGGAAATGGAATTACATAACAATATTGCATCTAAAGCCTATGATGTTTTGATAATCGGTGGAGGTATTTCTGGGGTCTCTCTTGCCCGTGAGGCCGTATTAAGGGGATACTCCGTCGCGCTGTTGGAGAAGAATGACTTCTCTTCAGGAACGAGTAGTCGTTCAGGGAAACTCATACATGGGGGAGCACGATATTTGGAAACGCTTGACCTCAAGGTCGTTCGTGAATCCTGCAAAGAAAGAGAAACCCAGTTAAACATAGCGCCTCACCTAGCGAAAACCCAGCCCATTCTGTTCGTATCAAATTCACAAGGCAAATACGCCCCTTGGCAGCTAAAGATAGCGCTCTCTTTTTACGACTTTGTCTCGGGCAACCCTAAAAATAGGAAGAGCCGAATCTTTAATAAGAAGAAGCTGAAAGACAAAGAACCTCATTTAAATTCAAATGGGCTCAATGGGGCTGGGCTGTTCCATGATTTAGCGACAAATGATGCCAGATTGACTATAGACACCTTAAAAAGCGCGATATCTCTTGGGGCTGTTGCCATGAACTACACTCAAGTGACCGATTTACTGTATAAGAAAGGCAAAGTCTGCGGCGTCAAAGCGACAAATCAAATATCCAATGAAAGCTATGAAATATCGGCGTCCTACGTGATCAACGCATGTGGTCCAGGTGTCGACTCCATCCGCTTAATCGATGACCCTACTGCCCACCGATTGATGTCTCCGTCCAAGGGCGTCCACCTAGCGTTCAGCAATAAGAGACTCAAAGTTAACCATGGTGTATTCATGCACGTGGCAAGCGATAACGGTCGCATGAATTGGGTATTACCTAAAAATGATGAAGGGTATGTCTTTGCAGGTGCGACCGATTCCTATTACGAGGGTGATATTGATAACCCGACGATAACCGAATCCGATGTTACACATGTATTGAATGCGACAAATGAAATGTTTCCCAACGCTGAATTGACAGAACAAGACATTATTTCTGCATGGTCAGGATTAAGACCCTTAGTTAAAACAGAGTCGATACCGGATGCCAGTAAAGTATCTCGGCGTCATCTAATCACTCAAAGTTCTTCAGGGTTGTATACTTTGGCTGGTGGAAAGCTGAGTACTTGTCGGCTCATGGCAGAAGAAAC is a genomic window containing:
- a CDS encoding DeoR/GlpR family DNA-binding transcription regulator — encoded protein: MSRGDVSEETMLPEQRQSRILQIIRKNGVAKNAQLAKQFGVNIATIRRDFTTFEKQGLVTVVYGGAKLKSESIAPSPYESEITLEEKQNIHLTTKQTIAQKAAALIKSNESIGLNAGSTVPMILDYLSDDVQHLSVTTLALNIAEKAVRLPIVDLFVPGGHYRNTSHALSGTVTEQALASINLDRGFFGASAIDLNAGWTHPAHAEVPSNQMMLRQARKKYLVCDSSKLGRINFSKVSDLTVFDAFIVDDDFPLEYRRWAEENGIEVI
- a CDS encoding FAD-binding oxidoreductase, which codes for MEKTIEEVLNALETNQIEKIDYDVLNTKDLDPEEHWPRYFKQKKQRSNILIFKPDNSNDVSTILKLANKLKIQISVLGGHSNVVGSFEGGPEVYLSTENLNAIESVERLTNQITVGAGVYGGDLLKTMEQWGFELGQYPQSLFISTVGGWINTRATGSSSTYYGGIEHAVIGLEAVLATGEIITATPSARTPGGLDLIKLLIGSEGSFAVITSVTLEVHRKLPTSFTSVAFNDYQDAIDAQRQLVHGGFPVGLLRAYNIAETNHITESISKGVPKGDFALLTFSLIAPEESLSALTIEARKKVINVGGTILSDDISDTWFINRYQCETMMKDRNVVNGKMFDTVEVTLPWNHAADCALALEEAFNDKVDQFYTHFSHAYQTGACMYALFFIEEGSDAKAMETWRYCQDTMAAIVKEHNGTLAHHHGVGAERSAHYIQTDVGFIHKQIKEKLDPNNILFCRMLLG
- a CDS encoding ABC transporter permease, with the translated sequence MKTEFVNNSGMTEKVEHKGLLPLISRFAGAREAALVAIIVILFVVMSFASPYFLTWANMRAMLLSFSTEGLVVVGMTILLIVGGFDLSVGAVMCLSMVIAGKLFLLGMDPWVASLVAIAACAGIGSIMGVCVTKVGLSHFMTTLAFLGIARGLCFVITEGSPLSLYSLPPEFKFIGQGDVFGLPFSVIIFIAVIFLSDYMLRNLLMFRRVYYTGSNEKAALYSGIRTDRIKFWTTVLCSSMAGLAGIIFMSKFGGATPTFGVGLELNVIAAAVIGGASLNGGAGTIFGAILGIALLSIVSSSLILLNVPVYWQELIRGLILLSAIAIDHVIQSKK
- a CDS encoding sugar ABC transporter ATP-binding protein, which translates into the protein MDGNEVLELKNITKRFGPTVALSNVNFSLAKGEVHALCGENGAGKSTLMKVINGIYQPDSGTILVKNKSVHIDSPRKAKALGVNFVHQEIALCPDVTVAENVFMCGAEKGEKWRINYSEINKKTLDILSQLMPIQPDIKVKDLGISTQQIIEIAKALTEECDVLILDEPTAALTEKESEALSNIILDLKNRGVSIIYISHRMAEVFDFCDRVTVLRDGEYICTKEIKNTSPEDIVNNMVGRKINDLYPPKSNEIKSNDTPILSVENLCDKERFNNVSFQLYEGEILGVAGLIGSGRSELIQTLCGLRPKQSANITLEGKKTQFKSYDDSLNNKVVYLSEDRKQEGVFLDMSIRENISVLGLNNLRKSFGRIDKQKEIKQAELLSKVLTVKYRDIEQLTRELSGGNQQKIAIARMLAIEPKIIIMDEPTRGIDVGAKHEIHALLRKLANQGVGIIIISSELPEIIGVSDRVIVMYENCISGELNSDDVTEENIIRLASGLNIESEVKVG
- a CDS encoding aldo/keto reductase, translated to MQYRKIGRSDISASAVVLGTWGIGGGSIWGKEADEKELINTIHAALSSGINFIDTAPGYGFGESERIIGKAIRKRRDDVVVATKCGLVWDWEGTEHFSTDGQTLRRNLSPQSIRLEVEESLKRLQIDYIDLYQVHWPSLSPHHTPISETLECLIELKREGKIRAIGVSNLSEEETLAYCEGNHIDTNQIRYSMLWEKEARATVNQNQRLGVSIMAYQAMEQGLLSGKVTMDTQFDANDIRNVDAWNPWFVKEKRAQVLQQMEAWKPLLDKYSCTMAQLIVAATSQVSGIDFVLCGARSVGHAEQNAKAGSLNIDKEDANTMLSQLNALS
- a CDS encoding substrate-binding domain-containing protein, whose translation is MRFTREKESLFKRGVKRAAVSVLTACIAFSTVAAEKEANGFVGDPEETYYMNVFVSGVEYWFPVYEMMKQAGKKLGVKTVYTGTPEYDVNKQLASFEQILARKPAGILLAPINPDPFVEPIKRAREMGIPVVTFGADSPNSERTAYVTSDNEREGIYAADAIAEDMGGKGEYAVLENPGQDNHDKRVAAFIGRMEEKWPGMKLVTRAASNQDPTKAYNALLTMSQAHPNLGAVFMPEANSAMGAAQAAKELGKGIRVFNCDINAKVLDMIKNEEIFGALNPNQGVQGFMGMTLLFLAKHSELIDPMNDHVAKGINPMQVPYVDNGFSIVTKENAEHFYWDTYMKRRESKGVRD
- a CDS encoding class I fructose-bisphosphate aldolase gives rise to the protein MEGKTIRLNRMFDNKKAVFAALVNSMYLGPQPGITSDSEFRRILLELSNNGLTGAMLSPGYIKQYSSLLGHRHSPAVIMSVGWTDKWRNADLLGHDGFKGQHDFIATAEQAAAYGADAVHDYVFLGSSNPADDVAEMKRLGTLVRESERLGLPVLCEPLARGTNVAEGEQNRPEFVALAARMAAEAGADIVKVEYTGDPVTFKTVVDSTPVPTVMMGGATRSSFLDFLVSLESAMTAGCSGVAVGRNLYLHERPADAIRAITDVICKGRAAQDAAKEYNL
- a CDS encoding glycerol-3-phosphate dehydrogenase/oxidase, coding for MELHNNIASKAYDVLIIGGGISGVSLAREAVLRGYSVALLEKNDFSSGTSSRSGKLIHGGARYLETLDLKVVRESCKERETQLNIAPHLAKTQPILFVSNSQGKYAPWQLKIALSFYDFVSGNPKNRKSRIFNKKKLKDKEPHLNSNGLNGAGLFHDLATNDARLTIDTLKSAISLGAVAMNYTQVTDLLYKKGKVCGVKATNQISNESYEISASYVINACGPGVDSIRLIDDPTAHRLMSPSKGVHLAFSNKRLKVNHGVFMHVASDNGRMNWVLPKNDEGYVFAGATDSYYEGDIDNPTITESDVTHVLNATNEMFPNAELTEQDIISAWSGLRPLVKTESIPDASKVSRRHLITQSSSGLYTLAGGKLSTCRLMAEETIDFIENQEKLCKTKSLSHVTPISGGEDFSHLPLPSVDVLSDQDVARIQRNFGSNAHQVFELASYQEDRKEMFGSNFPLTAAEIRYIARNEHVVHLTDILIRRTNIFFQLKDAGLSQLHAIGKLAASELNWSPERLNNEIIAYQEEVTINREFGSSVPQYQSMNQANLKQGGSYD